The Amblyomma americanum isolate KBUSLIRL-KWMA chromosome 6, ASM5285725v1, whole genome shotgun sequence genome has a window encoding:
- the LOC144095268 gene encoding solute carrier family 22 member 7-like, whose translation MNVLFPQHLTAKDLLISESFDCFQAFGNGRYQKRLVLLLALSVFLSAGHIHIVPMIVTGIDHWCKQPSHSNISEASWKNTAIPLGADGQHSQCDMYEVPEEPNSTATVPCQEWEYEERSPGESVVNVWDLVCWRKPLIVLMIVVQNIGASLYVVAAGLAADRIGRKPVMLSAMAVLLLSTAALCLCTAYFTFVTALFFVTGSGFAALGVSSVLLFEVTTHENRPAHNIFAGTFGLLAMEFWRATVEYNELGWKLKLVHFLLPTVLTLPSACIVSETPRWLVSRLKLRHAEVVMTTAANVNHFPLANTACLLDKLKNNIAADVEILPDSDKDLLARPSIQKHAKTMFAATFTALFGYYSITVSPLWKNNLTLGWVSFGAVILGYIALITLIRKMILLAIIIGIFTLLFGLHCLLSITITTAPLVVSEALLVITKSCYYAAAVLVGVYTMELFPTAVRCAALCVTIGGGVLGAGSSSVTVVLNDSGREDLAFALPACLFFGSLLALRRLPRTTTVECAPEAASTVSSVSKKTIDRMKNTLQGGIYVQKKAKKGIAGTKKPPVGSRPEQR comes from the coding sequence ATGAACGTCCTCTTCCCGCAGCACCTCACCGCCAAAGATTTATTGATCAGCGAGTCATTCGACTGCTTTCAAGCCTTTGGAAACGGCCGCTATCAGAAGCGGCTGGTGCTGCTTCTTGCCCTCAGCGTGTTTTTATCGGCGGGCCACATACACATCGTGCCGATGATTGTCACAGGCATCGACCACTGGTGCAAGCAGCCATCGCACTCCAACATATCCGAGGCAAGTTGGAAGAACACGGCCATTCCTTTGGGTGCCGATGGACAACACAGCCAATGCGACATGTACGAGGTGCCCGAGGAACCCAACAGCACAGCGACAGTGCCTTGCCAAGAGTGGGAATACGAAGAACGGAGTCCAGGAGAGAGCGTCGTGAACGTGTGGGACTTGGTGTGCTGGAGGAAGCCCCTTATTGTTCTCATGATTGTCGTCCAAAACATCGGAGCCTCCCTGTACGTTGTTGCGGCAGGACTCGCAGCGGATCGCATCGGCAGGAAACCAGTCATGCTATCAGCAATGGCCGTTCTGCTGCTGTCGACGGCCGCCCTTTGCCTCTGCACCGCTTATTTCACGTTTGTGACGGCACTGTTCTTCGTAACGGGCTCCGGCTTCGCCGCCCTGGGCGTGTCCAGCGTCCTTCTCTTCGAGGTCACCACCCATGAAAACAGACCAGCCCATAACATATTTGCGGGGACCTTCGGCCTCCTCGCTATGGAGTTTTGGCGAGCCACCGTTGAATACAACGAACTAGGCTGGAAGCTGAAACTGGTACATTTTCTTCTACCAACAGTGCTCACACTTCCCTCTGCCTGCATCGTCAGCGAGACACCCCGCTGGCTGGTTTCGAGGTTGAAGCTCCGACATGCCGAAGTCGTCATGACGACTGCGGCCAATGTCAACCACTTCCCACTCGCGAACACAGCGTGCCTGCTCGACAAACTGAAGAACAACATTGCCGCTGATGTCGAGATTCTTCCTGACAGTGACAAAGATCTCCTGGCAAGACCTTCTATCCAAAAGCACGCGAAAACAATGTTCGCCGCCACTTTTACGGCCCTCTTCGGCTACTACTCCATAACTGTTTCACCGTTGTGGAAGAACAATTTGACACTTGGCTGGGTATCGTTCGGGGCTGTGATCCTCGGCTACATTGCTCTGATTACCTTAATAAGGAAAATGATCTTGTTAGCCATCATCATCGGAATATTTACTTTGCTGTTCGGGCTCCACTGTTTACTAAGCATCACAATCACGACTGCCCCACTGGTGGTGAGCGAAGCTTTGCTGGTGATAACAAAGAGTTGCTACTACGCGGCGGCTGTTCTGGTTGGCGTGTACACCATGGAGCTCTTTCCAACCGCCGTGCGCTGCGCAGCTCTCTGCGTGACGATTGGCGGCGGTGTCCTCGGCGCCGGCAGCTCGTCCGTGACAGTTGTGCTTAACGACAGCGGCCGCGAGGACCTGGCGTTCGCGCTTCCGGCGTGCCTTTTCTTCGGTTCGCTGCTCGCTCTGCGCCGCCTTCCTCGCACCACAACGGTCGAGTGCGCCCCGGAGGCGGCCAGTACTGTTTCCTCCGTGAGCAAGAAGACTATAGATCGCATGAAGAATACTCTGCAGGGTGGGATCTATGTCCAGAAGAAGGCCAAGAAGGGCATTGCTGGGACTAAGAAGCCCCCAGTCGGCAGTCGTCCCGAACAGCGCTAG